TGTTCTCGACGAGCTGGAGCAGCTTGCGCTTCGAGACGATCATGTAGCCCGGAATGAGCTTGGAGAACTCATACTGGTGCGGCAGCGCGCGGGGCAGTTCGAGGCTTTCCAGAACCCAGTCGTAGAGAGGGCGGTGATCAACGAACTCGAGCGTGCAGATGCTGTGGGTGATTCCCTCGAGATAATCGCTCAGGCAGTGCGCGTAGTCGTAGAGCGGGTAGATGCACCACTTGTCGCCGGCGTGGTGGTGCGCGACGTGGCGAATGCGATAGAGCAGGGGATCGCGCAGCCACATGTTGGGCGCGGTCATGTCGATCTTGGCGCGCAAGGAACGGGCACCGTTGGGGAACTCGCCGGCGCGCATGCGCTGGAAGAGATCGAGGTTTTCCTCGACCGAGCGCGTGCGGAACGGACTGTCCTTGCCGGGCTTTTCAGGGGAACCGCGGTAGGTCTCGGTGTCCTCGGCACTCAAATCGCAGACGTAAGCTTTGCCCTTTTTGATGAGTTCGATCGCGTAGCTGTAAAGTTGTTCGAAGTAATCGCTGGCGAAGAAAGGCTCGGCGGCAGACGAACCAAGGGTGATCGAAGCGCGGTAGTGATCGGGGCGGCCGTTGACGGATTGAGCGTCGGGATGGGATCCCTTGGGTTTGAAGCCGAGGCACTGATCGGCCCAGCCGGCGATGAGCCACTGGACATCGGTCGTGATGGAATCGACGTATTCGACATCTTCCTTCGCGGGATTGGTATCGTCGAAGCGGAGGTTGCAGGTGCCGTTGTTTTCGCGGGCGATGCCAAAATTCAGGCAGATAGATTTCGCGTGGCCGATGTGAAGGTAGCCGTTGGGCTCGGGGGGGAAGCGCGTGACGATTTTTTGATGACGGCCTGCGGCGAGGTCGGCGGCGACGATGTCGCGAATAAAATCGGTGGGCGTGGCAGGCGCGGGTGCGTCGTTGTTCTCAACGGTCATAAAACGACGAACTTGCCGCCCGTGCGAGCGGGCGGCAACGCTGCATTTATTCTTCGATTATTGTCCGCACGTGGGACGCGAACGCTTTTAAGAAGAAGCTGCTTTATCGAACGGGGCGGCCGAGGCGCCAGGCGTGGGCATGACGCCGTAAGTCTGCATTTCCTTGAGGATGCCACCGATGTAAGGGATGAGCTGTTTCTTGCGGCTTACCACGCCGGGCATGTCGAAGATCTCGTCCTTCTGCACGGACGGATAGTTGATGCGATTAATGAACTCGGCTTCGCCTTTGACGAGGAGCAGGGAGTTTTGCGTGTTGATATCGGTGACGAGCACGCAGGCAAACAGCAGGGCTTCGTCGTCACGCAACGTTTGCAGTGCCTTCGCGAGATCGCGGGAATGTGGCCAGAAATTGCCGAAGCCGAGCTCTTCGATTTGGGAAACGGCAAAGCGAATGCCGTCCTCTTCGTAGATTTTGAAATCGGAGCGGATGACTTTGTCCGGCGAATTGGCCAGAATGACGGAGCCTGAACTGAAAATCTCGTTGGCGAGTTCACGCGAATCCACCGAGGCGATTTTCGCCAGCCAGCTGAGAATGACGCCGTCTTTTTCGGTGGTGGTGGGACTGTTGAGATGCAGCGTATCCGAGATGATGCCGCTCATCATAATGCCGGCGATATCCGGCGAGGGCACGATGCCTTCGCGTCGAAACAAGTCGGCGATGATGGTGCAGGTGGAGCCCACGGGTTCGTTGATGAACAGAATGGGTTGCTGGGTGTTGAGCGATCCAAGGCGATGGTGATCGATGATCTCCACAATGGTGACTTGATCCGCGCCGCTCACGGCCTGGCTCATCTCGTTGTGATCGACGAGGACGAGGCGGGTTTTAACCGGCTTGAGAACGTCGGTCTTGGTAAGGATGCCCTGCAGCTTGCCTTCGTCGTTTACGACCATGTAGGCCGCCACGGTGGAGGTGGCCAGTTTCTTGCGCAAATCGCCGAGGCGGATGTCACCGCTGAGTGATGCGAATTTACGATCAACGAGTCGATCCAATGTAGTGGCGCTACGGATAACCCAGGCGGTGGTGGCCGAATCGAGCGGGCTGACGATGAGCGCGACGCCATTGGTTTTGGCGGCCTGAACGATCGAGTCTTCCACGGGAAGATTACCGGTCACGACGAGTGCACGCACGCCGAGTTCGATCGAGCGCATCTGGATGTCGCGACGGTCGCCCACGATGATGATGGTTTTTTCCATCGGCACCCCTTCGCCGGCGGACACCTTGCCGAAGGATTTCACATCCATGGCGCCCACGCGCACGAAGAGCTCTTCGGCGAGATCGGGGCGGTCCACATGGAGCGTGTGAGCTTTAAGCGCGCGCGAGATGTGGGTGAGGCTGGTGAATACCTTTCGCATTTCACGCGGCTCGCGCATGTGTGGAACGAAAAAGCTGCCTAGTTGGAAAATCGAGACCGTGCCGATGACGCGATTATCCTCGGTTACTACGGGCAGAATACGAACGTCGTATTGGTCGATGAGCTCAAGGGCTTCGGCGCAGGTAGCCGATTGGCAAATCGAGACGACATTGCGCACCATGACATCGCGCACGCGCGGGGTGACGTCGCTTAAATAAATCGGGAGCGGCTGGTGGAATCGCGCGAGAATGGTATCGATGCGGGCATTGGAATTGCCGCAGCGGGCGGGGGCATAGCCAGTCTCACCCTTGGCCTCTTTGAGTGCGGCATACGCAATCGCCGAACAAATAGCGTCTGCATCGGGATTCTTATGGCCGATGATGTAGGTGGGTGATGCGGACATTAATAAAAGAGGGTATAAAATAAAACAGCCCGACCATAGGTCGGGCTGTTTGAGGATCAAGTCTTGGAATTCAGGATGTTTTAAGCACCGCCTGCAACAGCTGGCGCAACATCTGCGCCGGTGTTGTCCTGTTCAAGAAAGCGAACACCAGTCTTGTTCGCTTTAACCGTCTTTTTGATGTCAAAGGTGGTGGTGCCATCGGATTCGATAAGCTCACCCGTGGCTTCCGTGCCGCCGAGGTTCTTATAAAAAGCGACGTTGCCACCAATGAATACAATGTGGCCACCGTCGGCTTTATATGTTCCGGCATTTTCGCTCCATTTGCCCGTGGCCATGTTAGCAATACCGCGTGTATAGGCAATAGGAGTGGTTGCAGGATAGTTGCTGTTCAGGCCGACGACATAACCAAAAGCCAAGTTGGCGGCTTTAAATTCGTTGGTCAGATCCTGCTTGGTTGGAAGAAGGATGTTGGCAACAGCGACGTTCTGGGCCTCTTGGGTAGTGGTATCGTCAGCCTTGGAGATCCAGAGAGCACCGGCTTCCAAGCCACCAGAGACTGCGAGAGCGCCTGCTACGGTTTCGACGGTAGCTTGAACGCCTCCAGTGGACAAATTCTGACCGAAGGTTGTGCCGGGACCGGTAAGCAAATTGGCGGGCAGTTGATCTTTGTTGAGCTGCGAATAGATCAGCGAGGATTGGCCGATTTGGCGGAGATTGGAGGAATCGGCGGTGCGGCGGGCCGTCTGTTGGACCTTGCCGACCGTGGGGATAATGATGGAGGCAAGAATACCGATGATCGCGATAACCGTGAGGAGTTCGATCAGGGTAAAACCTGCGTTTTGACGACGGATGTTTTTAGTCATGGGGAAGGGCATTGAGGGTAGTGGTAAGGGTATGACAAAACAGTTCCTCTGGTTTTGTTGAAACTCAAGAAGAAAGTCCCTCTGAAGCTGGACAAAATCGGGGCGTGGTTTCTACGCTGACACGGAATGAAAATTTATTTGGACGGAAAATTTGTGGATGAGTCCGAAGCCAAAATTTCCGTGTTTGATCACGGCCTGCTTTACGGTGACGGGGTGTTCGAGGGCATTCGTGTTTATCAGGGTAACGTTTTCCGTCTCGAGGAGCATCTGGAGCGTCTGGAATACTCGGCGAAAGCCCTGCTCCTGAAAATGCCTTGGTCTCGCAAGGAGATTGCTGATGCGACGATGGAAACCTGCCGTCAGAATGAGCTGATGGATGGCTACATCCGTTTGGTTGTCACCCGTGGCGTGGGCGATCTCGGGCTCTCTCCCTGGCTGTGCCCAGTTCCGTCAATTTTTATCATCGCCGGCAAGATCGCCCTGTATCCCGCCGAACACTACACGACTGGTTTGTCGATCGTCACGGTGCCTACCCGCCGCATCAGTTCGGCGGCACTGCCTCCAGCCGTCAAGTCGCTCAACTATCTTAATAACATTCTCGCCAAGATGGAGGCCCGCCAGGCCGGCGCCCTGGAGGCGATCATGTTGAACGACCAAGGCTACGTGGCCGAGTGCACCGGCGATAATATCTTTATTGTTCACAAGGGCGAAATCATCACGCCGGCCGCGTCGCAGGGGGCACTCAAGGGCATCACGCGCTCGACGATCATGGCGATCGCGGAAGAGTTAAAGATTCCCCTCAAGGAGGCCGATATGACCCGCTACGATGTGTGGAATGCGGACGAATGTTTTCTTACGGGCACGGCGGCCGAGGTTATCCCGGTGGTAAAGCTTGACGGACGTGAAATTGGCAACGCCAAGCCGGGTCCGGTTACGCAGCGGATATTGGAGGCTTTTCGCCGTCGTGTGCTGGTCGAAGGGACCCGCCTTTGACGTTGTTGCCTTTGGCAATCCCCTGTCGTGTCCGCCGTCTGCAAGTGGGACATTGTCGCGCACTTGGTTTATTGGCACTGCGCCGTGTAGTCTCTTGCGTCCGGACGTCGATTTGTGTCGTTACAGAGGTGACGCCTTGCCTTGTCAGCCGACCACCGGTTGGCATGGTCGGTGCAAGAGACCTCCATCGCTTTGTCCAATCTCAAAAATTCTTGCGAGTGCAGTCGAAGTTTCCGCCTTACGTGATAACCTACTCCCATGGCCAGCCCGCTTAAGTGTGATCTTTGCACCAATCCCGCCACTGTGCACCTCACGCAAATCGTGAATAACAAGGTGCATAAGGTGGACCTGTGTGAATCGTGCGCCCAAGCCAAGGGCGTGACGGATCCGAGCGGGTTCTCGCTGGCGGATCTTTTACTCAAGGCTTCGCTCAATCCGGAAATTCCGGCCTCCGCAGTGCGTTGTGAGCAGTGCGGTTTCACTCAAGGGGATTTCAAGAAGCATGGGCGCTTTGGCTGCCCGCAGTGCTACTCCACTTTTTCCAGTATTGTTGAGCCCATGCTCGACAACATGCACAAGGGCACCGCTCACACGGGCAAAGTCCCTGAAAAAGCCCTTGAGCGTAAAACCCTTCACGACCGCCTCGGTGAACTCGAACTGAACCTTGAGGATGCGGTCAAAACTGAACGTTACGAGGACGCTGCCCGTTACCGCGATGAAATCACCCAGCTCAAACAAACCGTCGAGCAACCGAAGCGTGCGCGCTAAGCCCATGACCATCACCTCTCTGTTGGCCACGCCTTCCGAGCTCACCGATTCTTCGAGCAGCAAATCTGCGATCGTGCTGATGACGCGTATCCGTCTGGCGCGGAATCTTGCAGGCAAATCCTTTCCCGGCTGGGCTCGCGAGCCGCAACGGGCCGAAATTTTGGAGGCCTGTCGCGAGGCTTTGATGGCGACCGCTCCGATGAAGCGGGGGGCTAGCGCTGCGGTTTCGGAGCTTACTGATCTTGAGAAACAGATGTTGGTTGAACGTCATCTGATCTCTCGCGAACTCAGCGGCTCGGCCGCGGGTTCAGGCGTGGTGATCAACAAGGACCAGACGGTCTCGGTTATGATCAACGAAGAGGACCACCTGCGCATTCAGGTGCTTCGCGCCGGATTCCAACTCAAGAAAGCTTGGAGCGTGATCAACGCCCTCGATTCCGAACTCGAAGACCGCCTCGATTATGCGTTTTCGCCGCAGCTGGGCTATCTCACCGCGTGCCCGACCAATTTGGGCACCGGCCTAAGGGCGTCTGCCATGATGCACCTGCCTGCGCTCGTGATTGCCGGCCAGATGGAGAAAGTCGTTCGTGCCGTGAACCAACTCGGCATGGTGGTGCGCGGACTCTTCGGCGAGGGCTCCGATGCGAGTGGCAGCATTTTCCAGATTTCCAATCAGACGACCCTGGGCGAATCCGAGGAGGCGATCATCAAGCGCCTTGGCAGCGTCTTGGAATCCATCATCGAGCATGAGCTCAACGCCCGAGCAAAGTTGATGGAGACAGATTCCGCCAAGTTGTTTGATAAAATCGGACGCGCTTACGGAATCTTGCAGAATTGCCATCAACTGACCTCGACCGAGGCGATGAACCTGCTGTCACTCCTGCGCCTGGGTATTGATCTGATGGTATTTCCGGAAGACTCCCGCGCCATTATCGACCGCCTGTTTATCGAGGCCCAACCGGGGCACATTCAGAGGACGGCGAAACACGACTTGGAATCTAATCAACGCGATATTCTTCGTGCCGAACGTCTGCGCACGGAGTTTGCTACGTTTGCAAAACCCAATTTCACGATCAACGGTCAGAACTAACCCATATAAACCACGCCTATGGAACCGATGAACAATTTCACCCCCCGCGCCCAGCAAGTGCTGGCGCTGGCTCGCAAGGAAGCCGATCGCTTCCATCACAACTACGTCGGCACCGAGCACATCCTTCTGGGATTGATCAAGCTCGGACAAGGCGTCGCCGTGAGCGTTCTCCAGAAGATGGGCCTCGATCTTGAGACCGTCCGCAACGCTGTCGAAAAACAGGTGGGCACCGGTCAGGAAACCAAGACGCAGGGCAGCATTCCTTACACGCCTCGCGTGAAAAAGGTCCTCGCCCTCGCAGGCAAGGAAGCCAAGGCGCTCAACCATTCTTACGTCGGCACCGAGCACATTCTGCTCGGTCTTCTCCGTGAGGGCGAGGGCGTCGCCGCCCGCGTGCTCAAGTCTCTCGACATCGACATCGAGCGCACCCGCAACGAAATCCTCCGCGAACTCGATCCGCAGTTCTCTGGCGGCGAAGGCGGCACTCCTGGTGGCGGTGAAGAAGCGTCTGCCGGCGGTTCGCAGCGCGGCTCCGGTGACGAGGGCGGCGGCAACAAAAAGGAAGTGAAGACCCCGGCCCTCAAGGCCTTTGGTCGCGACCTCACGGAACTCGCCCGCAAGGGTGAACTGGACCCCGTCGTCGGTCGTAAAAACGAGATCCGTCGCGTCATTCAGATTCTCTGCCGCCGCACCAAGAACAATCCCGTCCTCATCGGTGAAGCCGGTGTGGGTAAAACGGCGATCGCCGAAGGTCTCGCCCAAGAGATCGCCGGTGGCCTCGTGCCTGAAATCCTCTTGGATAAAAAGATCATCACGCTCGATCTTGCGCTCATGGTTGCCGGCACCAAATACCGCGGCCAGTTCGAAGAGCGCATCAAGGCCGTGATGGACGAGGTCAAACGCGCGAAGAACGTCATCATCTTCATTGATGAGATGCACACCATCGTTGGCGCCGGCGCCGCCGAAGGTGCCATGGATGCGTCCAATATCTTCAAGCCCGCACTCAGCCGCGGCGAACTCCAGTGCATCGGTGCGACCACTCTCAACGAATACCGCAAGTATATCGAAAAGGACTCCGCCCTCGATCGCCGCTTCCAGTCCGTGAAGGTCGAGCCGCCGTCCGTTGAGGACACGATCACCATCCTGAAGGGTATTCGCTCGAAGTATGAGGATCACCACAAGGCCATCTTCACTGACAAGTCGCTGGAGATCGCGACGAAGCTTTCTGATCGCTACATCACCGGACGTTTCCTGCCCGACAAGGCCATCGATGTGATGGACGAGGCCGGCTCGCGCGCCCGTATCTCTTCTCTCAGCCGCCCGACCGACATCGAGGACCTTTCCAAGGAAATCGAGCAGGTCTGCGCGCAAAAAGAAGAGGCCATCGCCAAGCAGCACTTTGAGGAAGCGGCCAAATATCGTGACACCGAGAAGCAGCTCCGCGCGAAGCAGGAGCAAGCCACCGAGGCTTGGAAGAAAGCCCGCGACGAGCAGCGCATCACCATCGACGAGGATCTGATGATGCAGGTCGTCGCCGACTGGACCGGCATTCCGCTCTCGCGCATGGAAAAGAAGGAGAGCGAAAAACTCCTGGGCCTCGAAAAGGAAATCCAGCGCACCGTCATCGGTCAGGATCTCGCGGCGAGCGCCATCGCCCGCGCTCTGCGTCGTTCCCGCGCCGACCTTAAAGATCCGCGCCGTCCGATCGGTTCGTTCCTGTTCGTTGGCCCCACGGGCGTCGGCAAGACCGAGACCGCCAAGCAGCTCGCGATGCAGATGTTTGGCAACCAAGAGGCGCTCATTCAGATCGATATGAGCGAATACATGGAGAAGTTCGCTGTCTCCCGCATGGTCGGCTCGCCTCCCGGCTACGTCGGCTATGACGAAGGTGGCCAGCTTACCGAAGCCGTGCGTCGCAAGCCCTACGCTGTGATCCTTTTCGATGAAATCGAAAAGGCCCACCCGGACGTGTTGCAGATCCTGCTGCAAATTCTCGAAGACGGACGCCTGACCGACTCGCTTGGTCGCGTGGTCGATTTCCGAAACACGATCATCATCATGACCTCGAACGTCGGTGCGCAGCTCTTGATGCGTCAGACCTCGATGGGCTTTGCAGCTGCGGCTTCGAGCTTCAGTGACGCCGAAAAGATGCGTGAGAAGGTCCTGGAAGAGGCCAAGAAGGTCTTCAAGCCCGAGTTCCTCAATCGCATCTCCGACATCGTGTTCTTCCGCCCGCTGGAGAAGACCGATCTCGTCAAAATCGTGGACCTCGAAGTCACCAAGTTCGCGAAGCGTCTCGTGGAACGCAAAATCGAGCTCGAGTTCACCGACGAGGCCAAGCTGCTCCTCATCGACAAGGGCTACGACGAAAAATACGGCGCGCGTCCGCTGCGCCGTGCCGTCGAGCACTTCCTCGAAGATCCGCTGGCCGAAGCCATCCTGCGCGGCGATGTGAAGGACGGCGAAGTCATCTTGGTGACCCGTGATGGCGAAAAACTAGCCTTCACGCAAAAGACGCCCGTCGAGCCTTCACCTGATACCAACGTCGCTTCCTGATCGAACGCAACTTAGGTTCAACGCCTCGCAACCATTACGGCGGCGAGGCGTTTTTTTGTGTATTGTCTTCGCCGTGCGCGTGTTCACTCGTCTTCCCGTGTCTCGATTCTGCCTGCGATTGATCTGGTGGCTTTGTCTGGTTGCGTGCGTCGCACAAGGCCGGGCCGCGCTGAACACGGATCTGCCGGACGATTGGTTCACGCGTGCGCCCACGCCCGAGCGGCTCAAAGCCGTGCAATCCAGCGCAGTGTCTTCCGGCTGGAGCGCGGTTTCAAACCGGCTGTTTGCAGGCGCGATTCGCGCGTATGAACTTCGACAGGAAGATGCGGCCGCAGCGTGGTATCACGTCGCGCGGTGGTGCGACGTGTTTGCCCAATCCCAGTCCAAATCGGGACGGCAATGGCTGGAAGCGCTCAACCAGGTTGGC
This portion of the Rariglobus hedericola genome encodes:
- the ilvE gene encoding branched-chain-amino-acid transaminase, which encodes MKIYLDGKFVDESEAKISVFDHGLLYGDGVFEGIRVYQGNVFRLEEHLERLEYSAKALLLKMPWSRKEIADATMETCRQNELMDGYIRLVVTRGVGDLGLSPWLCPVPSIFIIAGKIALYPAEHYTTGLSIVTVPTRRISSAALPPAVKSLNYLNNILAKMEARQAGALEAIMLNDQGYVAECTGDNIFIVHKGEIITPAASQGALKGITRSTIMAIAEELKIPLKEADMTRYDVWNADECFLTGTAAEVIPVVKLDGREIGNAKPGPVTQRILEAFRRRVLVEGTRL
- a CDS encoding putative manganese-dependent inorganic diphosphatase; translation: MSASPTYIIGHKNPDADAICSAIAYAALKEAKGETGYAPARCGNSNARIDTILARFHQPLPIYLSDVTPRVRDVMVRNVVSICQSATCAEALELIDQYDVRILPVVTEDNRVIGTVSIFQLGSFFVPHMREPREMRKVFTSLTHISRALKAHTLHVDRPDLAEELFVRVGAMDVKSFGKVSAGEGVPMEKTIIIVGDRRDIQMRSIELGVRALVVTGNLPVEDSIVQAAKTNGVALIVSPLDSATTAWVIRSATTLDRLVDRKFASLSGDIRLGDLRKKLATSTVAAYMVVNDEGKLQGILTKTDVLKPVKTRLVLVDHNEMSQAVSGADQVTIVEIIDHHRLGSLNTQQPILFINEPVGSTCTIIADLFRREGIVPSPDIAGIMMSGIISDTLHLNSPTTTEKDGVILSWLAKIASVDSRELANEIFSSGSVILANSPDKVIRSDFKIYEEDGIRFAVSQIEELGFGNFWPHSRDLAKALQTLRDDEALLFACVLVTDINTQNSLLLVKGEAEFINRINYPSVQKDEIFDMPGVVSRKKQLIPYIGGILKEMQTYGVMPTPGASAAPFDKAASS
- a CDS encoding ATP-dependent Clp protease ATP-binding subunit; protein product: MEPMNNFTPRAQQVLALARKEADRFHHNYVGTEHILLGLIKLGQGVAVSVLQKMGLDLETVRNAVEKQVGTGQETKTQGSIPYTPRVKKVLALAGKEAKALNHSYVGTEHILLGLLREGEGVAARVLKSLDIDIERTRNEILRELDPQFSGGEGGTPGGGEEASAGGSQRGSGDEGGGNKKEVKTPALKAFGRDLTELARKGELDPVVGRKNEIRRVIQILCRRTKNNPVLIGEAGVGKTAIAEGLAQEIAGGLVPEILLDKKIITLDLALMVAGTKYRGQFEERIKAVMDEVKRAKNVIIFIDEMHTIVGAGAAEGAMDASNIFKPALSRGELQCIGATTLNEYRKYIEKDSALDRRFQSVKVEPPSVEDTITILKGIRSKYEDHHKAIFTDKSLEIATKLSDRYITGRFLPDKAIDVMDEAGSRARISSLSRPTDIEDLSKEIEQVCAQKEEAIAKQHFEEAAKYRDTEKQLRAKQEQATEAWKKARDEQRITIDEDLMMQVVADWTGIPLSRMEKKESEKLLGLEKEIQRTVIGQDLAASAIARALRRSRADLKDPRRPIGSFLFVGPTGVGKTETAKQLAMQMFGNQEALIQIDMSEYMEKFAVSRMVGSPPGYVGYDEGGQLTEAVRRKPYAVILFDEIEKAHPDVLQILLQILEDGRLTDSLGRVVDFRNTIIIMTSNVGAQLLMRQTSMGFAAAASSFSDAEKMREKVLEEAKKVFKPEFLNRISDIVFFRPLEKTDLVKIVDLEVTKFAKRLVERKIELEFTDEAKLLLIDKGYDEKYGARPLRRAVEHFLEDPLAEAILRGDVKDGEVILVTRDGEKLAFTQKTPVEPSPDTNVAS
- a CDS encoding UvrB/UvrC motif-containing protein; this translates as MASPLKCDLCTNPATVHLTQIVNNKVHKVDLCESCAQAKGVTDPSGFSLADLLLKASLNPEIPASAVRCEQCGFTQGDFKKHGRFGCPQCYSTFSSIVEPMLDNMHKGTAHTGKVPEKALERKTLHDRLGELELNLEDAVKTERYEDAARYRDEITQLKQTVEQPKRAR
- a CDS encoding type II secretion system protein yields the protein MTKNIRRQNAGFTLIELLTVIAIIGILASIIIPTVGKVQQTARRTADSSNLRQIGQSSLIYSQLNKDQLPANLLTGPGTTFGQNLSTGGVQATVETVAGALAVSGGLEAGALWISKADDTTTQEAQNVAVANILLPTKQDLTNEFKAANLAFGYVVGLNSNYPATTPIAYTRGIANMATGKWSENAGTYKADGGHIVFIGGNVAFYKNLGGTEATGELIESDGTTTFDIKKTVKANKTGVRFLEQDNTGADVAPAVAGGA
- the glnS gene encoding glutamine--tRNA ligase; translated protein: MTVENNDAPAPATPTDFIRDIVAADLAAGRHQKIVTRFPPEPNGYLHIGHAKSICLNFGIARENNGTCNLRFDDTNPAKEDVEYVDSITTDVQWLIAGWADQCLGFKPKGSHPDAQSVNGRPDHYRASITLGSSAAEPFFASDYFEQLYSYAIELIKKGKAYVCDLSAEDTETYRGSPEKPGKDSPFRTRSVEENLDLFQRMRAGEFPNGARSLRAKIDMTAPNMWLRDPLLYRIRHVAHHHAGDKWCIYPLYDYAHCLSDYLEGITHSICTLEFVDHRPLYDWVLESLELPRALPHQYEFSKLIPGYMIVSKRKLLQLVENNVVTGWDDPRMPTLSGLRRRGITATAVRKFVIGAGVTKFDALTDIAVMEHVVREDLNTLAVRRLGVLRPIKIVLTNIAEGEVIECNATNNPQDETPTTRKIALTREVFIESDDFAEVPPPKYFRLKPDGEVRLKYAGIIKLDEIVKDATGAVTELRCTFDRTTLQGEPGSDRKVKGTIHWVSATQSIAAEVRIYDRLFTVSEPGSEEDFLKVVNPQSLEVVTARLESSLAEAKLEDRFQLERIGYFALDSKDSAPGKLVFNRTISLKDAWTPKK
- a CDS encoding protein arginine kinase codes for the protein MTITSLLATPSELTDSSSSKSAIVLMTRIRLARNLAGKSFPGWAREPQRAEILEACREALMATAPMKRGASAAVSELTDLEKQMLVERHLISRELSGSAAGSGVVINKDQTVSVMINEEDHLRIQVLRAGFQLKKAWSVINALDSELEDRLDYAFSPQLGYLTACPTNLGTGLRASAMMHLPALVIAGQMEKVVRAVNQLGMVVRGLFGEGSDASGSIFQISNQTTLGESEEAIIKRLGSVLESIIEHELNARAKLMETDSAKLFDKIGRAYGILQNCHQLTSTEAMNLLSLLRLGIDLMVFPEDSRAIIDRLFIEAQPGHIQRTAKHDLESNQRDILRAERLRTEFATFAKPNFTINGQN